The following proteins are encoded in a genomic region of Necator americanus strain Aroian chromosome II, whole genome shotgun sequence:
- a CDS encoding hypothetical protein (NECATOR_CHRII.G7761.T1), with product MCLLTSSSGEEQVFVVREGQQTRARAGSTISREGLRRLSRMLPANHEQLIHLRIKESLNEGPSCSQGNFLDVRTRL from the exons ATGTG CCTTTTAACGTCTTCATCCGGTGAGGAGCAGGTGTTCGTCGTTCGCGAAGGGCAGCAAACCAGAGCCAGAGCAGGGTCGACAATCAGTCGGGAAGGTTTGCGCCGTCTCAGCCGCATGCTACCCGCTAATCACGAGCAACTCATCCATTTGCGCATCAAGGAGAGCTTGAATGAGGGTCCTTCATGTTctcaaggaaattttttggatGTGAGAACTCGCTTGTAG
- a CDS encoding hypothetical protein (NECATOR_CHRII.G7762.T1), with the protein MPSNCIAHTESQTETLAEDAECQTFPIEQCDQSTQVEPRTQASREVQMDRKLMEKRSQTQATTRQHPIQTTDIQTRQDEPPSSRDGKRRLGKNQPAHLEAKKRKEREEREMNDEGVLETMDEVGEDEGEAKDNDEPGEPSEEDVVRGQIEQEAQQTQAQMATDRVEPAGAGGRVHPEVPVRDPAREREQRRQQLRAKLRNAQQEREDLRFMLQELER; encoded by the coding sequence ATGCCAAGCAATTGCATTGCACACACGGAATCTCAGACAGAGACTCTTGCCGAAGACGCGGAATGCCAAACCTTTCCAATCGAGCAATGCGATCAATCAACGCAGGTCGAGCCGAGAACGCAAGCAAGCCGGGAGGTGCAAATGGATAGGAAGCTTATGGAAAAAAGATCGCAGACGCAAGCCACCACGAGGCAACACCCCATCCAGACTACCGACATCCAAACTCGGCAGGACGAACCACCGAGCAGCAGAGACGGCAAGCGTCGCTTAGGCAAGAACCAGCCCGCCCACcttgaagcaaaaaagagaaaagaacgggAGGAAAGGGAGATGAACGACGAGGGCGTTCTAGAGACGATGGATGAAGTCGGCGAGGACGAGGGTGAAGCCAAAGACAATGACGAACCAGGCGAACCGAGCGAGGAGGACGTAGTCAGAGGGCAGATAGAACAGGAAGCGCAGCAAACCCAAGCACAAATGGCTACGGACAGAGTGGAACCCGCGGGAGCAGGAGGTCGTGTACATCCAGAAGTGCCTGTCAGGGATCCAGCCAGAGAACGAGAGCAGCGGCGTCAGCAACTCAGAGCGAAATTAAGAAACGCCCAACAGGAGCGGGAGGACCTCCGTTTCATGCTACAAGAGCTGGAAAGATAG
- a CDS encoding hypothetical protein (NECATOR_CHRII.G7763.T1), whose protein sequence is MLLATERVDDGMEVERGRFFVFIPRWFRLYVDGYFTKILGNWSERTGWLFDSRYANKWEFDIDPEADDLAGLHLRVVVYLEEPFVMKNSTNHYEGFCIDLLNEMAAILKFNYTIIEVQDGSYGIEDDKGRWNGIIGVLQRHEADVSVSAVTITYSRVEVVDFTLPFMHLGISILLARTKEDSEKSSLFTFLEPLSLPVWLSLIGAYLSVSFTMYLLARFSPYEWYDIEKIDERDHSIENQKNQFSVLNSLWFAVGSLMQQGSDVIPRAAATRVVAVIWWMFTQILISSYTAQLAAFLTVERMSTPIESTADLASQQKIRYGTLKSGSTMDFFRESRIPIYERMWSVMESSSPPVFVNSSKEGIARVKAGNYAYMMESSMLEYYMERDCQLQSIGGLLDSKGYGIALPKGSPLRDLLSRTVLQLQERTILEALKNKWWRDMREGPSCAPPAETSRTSPPQSVFGIFYVLATGLVIALLMALGEFCIESRHDTFRLKLTVLGKIRDWWLGLSGPEKALKARNKLRNMQLDTAGQPLPSVKR, encoded by the exons cTCGGAAATTGGTCGGAACGAACCGGTTGGCTGTTCGACAGCCGCTATGCAAACAAATGGGAGTTTGACATCGATCCTGAAGCGGACGATCTGGCCGGATTGCATCTGCGGGTGGTCGTTTACTTG GAGGAGCCATTCGTGATGAAGAACTCAACAAACCACTACGAAGGATTCTGCATAGATTTGCTCAATGAAATGGCAGCGATCCTCAAATTCAACTACACCATCATAGAAGTACAAGATGGCAGTTATGGTATCGAG gatgACAAAGGTCGGTGGAATGGTATTATTGGAGTACTGCAACGACACGAAGCGGATGTGTCTGTATCGGCGGTTACGAtcacatatagtcgggtaGAGGTGGTTG atttcACTCTTCCTTTCATGCATTTGGGTATTTCGATTCTTCTGGCCAGGACGAAAGAAGACTCTGAAAAG AGCTCACTTTTTACGTTCCTGGAGCCACTTTCTCTGCCCGTATGGCTTTCATTGATAGGCGCCTATCTTTCGGTCTCTTTTACTATGTACCTGTTGGCTAGATTCAGTCCGTACGAATG GTACGACATTGAGAAGATCGATGAGCGAGATCATAGTATTGAAAACCAGAAGAATCAATTCAGTGTGTTGAATTCCCTATGGTTTGCTGTTGGATCGTTAATGCAGCAGGGCAGTGATGTAATCCCTAGAGCTGCTGCTACTCGGGTGGTGGCGGTGATATG GTGGATGTTCACTCAGATCCTCATCTCATCGTACACTGCTCAGTTGGCTGCGTTTTTAACCGTTGAACGAATGTCAACACCTATAGAAAG TACCGCCGATTTGGCAAGTCAACAAAAGATTCGTTACGGGACTCTGAAAAGTGGGAGTACGATGGATTTCTTTCGAGAGAGCCGGATACCCATCTATGAGCGCAT GTGGTCCGTCATGGAATCCTCCTCTCCCCCTGTTTTTGTAAACAGTTCCAAA GAGGGTATTGCTCGGGTCAAAGCTGGTAACTACGCGTACATGATGGAATCCTCGATGCTTGAGTACTACATGGAGAGAGATTGTCAGTTACAAAGTATAGGTGGACTTTTAGACTCCAAA GGCTACGGCATAGCGCTGCCAAAAGGCTCGCCTTTGAGAGACCTACTCTCTCGCACAGTGCTTCAGCTTCAGGAGAGAACCATATTAGAAGCgctgaaaaataaatggtgGCGCGATATGAGAG AAGGCCCATCGTGCGCTCCTCCTGCAGAAACATCCAGAACATCACCTCCACAAAGCGTTTTTG GCATCTTCTATGTGCTCGCTACGGGACTCGTCATTGCGCTTTTAATGGCGCTCGGAGAATTCTGTATAGAATCAAGACATGACACATTCCGACTCAAGCTCACTGTGTTAGGAAAg ATCCGCGACTGGTGGTTAGGCCTTTCCGGACCAGAAAAAGCTCTGAAAGCGCGTAATAAACTTCGTAACATGCAGTTGGATACTGCTGGTCAGCCGCTTCCAAG TGTAAAACGATGA
- a CDS encoding hypothetical protein (NECATOR_CHRII.G7763.T2) — MERRSKIPVYQRLTSPLRLMLGNWSERTGWLFDSRYANKWEFDIDPEADDLAGLHLRVVVYLEEPFVMKNSTNHYEGFCIDLLNEMAAILKFNYTIIEVQDGSYGIEDDKGRWNGIIGVLQRHEADVSVSAVTITYSRVEVVDFTLPFMHLGISILLARTKEDSEKSSLFTFLEPLSLPVWLSLIGAYLSVSFTMYLLARFSPYEWYDIEKIDERDHSIENQKNQFSVLNSLWFAVGSLMQQGSDVIPRAAATRVVAVIWWMFTQILISSYTAQLAAFLTVERMSTPIESTADLASQQKIRYGTLKSGSTMDFFRESRIPIYERMWSVMESSSPPVFVNSSKEGIARVKAGNYAYMMESSMLEYYMERDCQLQSIGGLLDSKGYGIALPKGSPLRDLLSRTVLQLQERTILEALKNKWWRDMREGPSCAPPAETSRTSPPQSVFGIFYVLATGLVIALLMALGEFCIESRHDTFRLKLTVLGKIRDWWLGLSGPEKALKARNKLRNMQLDTAGQPLPSVKR, encoded by the exons atggaaagaagGTCGAAAATACCTGTTTACCAGCGACTTACGTCTCCTCTTCGCTTAATG cTCGGAAATTGGTCGGAACGAACCGGTTGGCTGTTCGACAGCCGCTATGCAAACAAATGGGAGTTTGACATCGATCCTGAAGCGGACGATCTGGCCGGATTGCATCTGCGGGTGGTCGTTTACTTG GAGGAGCCATTCGTGATGAAGAACTCAACAAACCACTACGAAGGATTCTGCATAGATTTGCTCAATGAAATGGCAGCGATCCTCAAATTCAACTACACCATCATAGAAGTACAAGATGGCAGTTATGGTATCGAG gatgACAAAGGTCGGTGGAATGGTATTATTGGAGTACTGCAACGACACGAAGCGGATGTGTCTGTATCGGCGGTTACGAtcacatatagtcgggtaGAGGTGGTTG atttcACTCTTCCTTTCATGCATTTGGGTATTTCGATTCTTCTGGCCAGGACGAAAGAAGACTCTGAAAAG AGCTCACTTTTTACGTTCCTGGAGCCACTTTCTCTGCCCGTATGGCTTTCATTGATAGGCGCCTATCTTTCGGTCTCTTTTACTATGTACCTGTTGGCTAGATTCAGTCCGTACGAATG GTACGACATTGAGAAGATCGATGAGCGAGATCATAGTATTGAAAACCAGAAGAATCAATTCAGTGTGTTGAATTCCCTATGGTTTGCTGTTGGATCGTTAATGCAGCAGGGCAGTGATGTAATCCCTAGAGCTGCTGCTACTCGGGTGGTGGCGGTGATATG GTGGATGTTCACTCAGATCCTCATCTCATCGTACACTGCTCAGTTGGCTGCGTTTTTAACCGTTGAACGAATGTCAACACCTATAGAAAG TACCGCCGATTTGGCAAGTCAACAAAAGATTCGTTACGGGACTCTGAAAAGTGGGAGTACGATGGATTTCTTTCGAGAGAGCCGGATACCCATCTATGAGCGCAT GTGGTCCGTCATGGAATCCTCCTCTCCCCCTGTTTTTGTAAACAGTTCCAAA GAGGGTATTGCTCGGGTCAAAGCTGGTAACTACGCGTACATGATGGAATCCTCGATGCTTGAGTACTACATGGAGAGAGATTGTCAGTTACAAAGTATAGGTGGACTTTTAGACTCCAAA GGCTACGGCATAGCGCTGCCAAAAGGCTCGCCTTTGAGAGACCTACTCTCTCGCACAGTGCTTCAGCTTCAGGAGAGAACCATATTAGAAGCgctgaaaaataaatggtgGCGCGATATGAGAG AAGGCCCATCGTGCGCTCCTCCTGCAGAAACATCCAGAACATCACCTCCACAAAGCGTTTTTG GCATCTTCTATGTGCTCGCTACGGGACTCGTCATTGCGCTTTTAATGGCGCTCGGAGAATTCTGTATAGAATCAAGACATGACACATTCCGACTCAAGCTCACTGTGTTAGGAAAg ATCCGCGACTGGTGGTTAGGCCTTTCCGGACCAGAAAAAGCTCTGAAAGCGCGTAATAAACTTCGTAACATGCAGTTGGATACTGCTGGTCAGCCGCTTCCAAG TGTAAAACGATGA